A genomic stretch from Candidatus Hydrogenisulfobacillus filiaventi includes:
- a CDS encoding putative sulfur-carrier protein (modular protein) (Evidence 3 : Putative function from multiple computational evidences): protein MPRIQIRPQGPAFREGWLMAEQVLDVRGLSCPMPIVRTKKAIDALAVGDTLKVLATDPGSVADFKAWTARTGHKLLAIDEVPGEYHFTIEKVAG, encoded by the coding sequence TTGCCCCGCATCCAGATCCGGCCGCAGGGGCCGGCTTTCCGGGAGGGATGGCTGATGGCGGAGCAGGTGTTGGATGTACGCGGGCTGTCCTGCCCGATGCCGATTGTGCGCACCAAGAAGGCCATCGATGCCCTGGCCGTGGGCGACACCTTGAAGGTGCTGGCCACCGACCCGGGGTCCGTGGCGGACTTCAAGGCCTGGACCGCCCGCACCGGCCACAAGCTGCTGGCCATTGACGAGGTCCCGGGGGAATACCATTTCACCATCGAAAAGGTCGCCGGCTAA
- the nifH gene encoding Nitrogenase iron protein (Evidence 2a : Function from experimental evidences in other organisms; Product type e : enzyme) — translation MRQIAFYGKGGIGKSTTSQNTLAALAQMGKRIMIVGCDPKADSTRLILHAKAQTSVLSLAAERGSVDDLELSEVLLTGYQGIRCVESGGPEPGVGCAGRGVITSINYLEENGAYEDLDYVAYDVLGDVVCGGFAMPIRQNKAQEIYIVTSGEMMAMYAANNISRGILKYAHSGGVRLGGLICNSRNAEKERELVSALAERLNTQVIHFLPRNNVVQQAELRRMTVVEYAPDDPMADEYRTLAEKIDNNKNLTIPTPLTMDELEGLLLEFGVMEQEDESIVGLTRAEELARKASAFDLDLTAGQ, via the coding sequence ATGCGGCAGATCGCCTTTTACGGCAAGGGCGGGATCGGGAAGTCCACCACCTCCCAGAACACCCTGGCGGCCCTGGCCCAGATGGGCAAGCGCATCATGATTGTGGGCTGCGACCCCAAGGCCGACTCCACCCGCCTGATCCTGCACGCCAAGGCCCAGACCAGCGTGCTGAGCCTGGCGGCGGAGCGGGGGTCCGTGGACGACCTGGAGCTGAGCGAGGTCCTGCTGACCGGCTACCAGGGCATCCGCTGCGTGGAATCGGGAGGCCCGGAGCCGGGCGTCGGCTGCGCCGGCCGCGGCGTCATCACCTCCATCAACTACCTGGAGGAGAACGGCGCCTATGAGGACCTCGACTATGTGGCCTACGACGTCCTCGGGGACGTGGTGTGCGGCGGCTTCGCCATGCCCATCCGCCAGAACAAGGCCCAGGAGATCTACATCGTGACCTCGGGCGAGATGATGGCCATGTACGCGGCCAACAACATCTCCCGCGGCATCCTCAAGTACGCCCACTCCGGCGGCGTGCGCCTGGGCGGCCTTATCTGCAACAGCCGCAACGCCGAGAAGGAACGGGAGCTGGTCTCGGCCCTGGCCGAGCGCCTCAACACCCAGGTCATCCACTTCCTGCCCCGCAACAACGTGGTCCAGCAGGCGGAGCTGCGGCGGATGACCGTAGTGGAGTACGCCCCCGACGACCCCATGGCGGACGAGTACCGCACGCTGGCGGAGAAGATCGACAACAACAAGAACCTGACCATCCCCACCCCCTTGACCATGGATGAGCTGGAGGGGCTGCTGCTGGAGTTCGGGGTGATGGAACAGGAGGATGAAAGCATCGTCGGCCTCACCCGGGCGGAGGAGCTGGCCCGTAAGGCGTCCGCCTTCGACCTCGACCTCACCGCCGGCCAGTAA
- the nifD gene encoding Nitrogenase molybdenum-iron protein alpha chain (Evidence 2a : Function from experimental evidences in other organisms; Product type e : enzyme): MAKIDVEPVGEDDLRKASTEAMIQDILSVYPEAPRKERATHVRPNDPGDGACAVKSNVKSRPGMMTTRGCAYAGSKGVVWGPIKDTLHISHGPIGCGQYSWSSRRNYSTGEWGIDNFVGMHITSNFKERDVVFGGDKKLAKVIDELNTLFPLARGVSIQSECPVGLIGDDIEAVARKSAKEIAKPVIPVRCEGFRGISQSLGHHIANDAIRDYLLGKGELEEPGPYDVAIIGDYNIGGDAWTNRRLLEEIGLRVIAQWSGDGTLNELKITHKARVNLIHCYRSMNYIVREMEKRYGIPWVEYNFFGPTKIEQSLRKIAAMFDERIQENAERVIAKYRPMMDAVIEHYRPRLEGKKVMLLVGGLRPRHVIGAYEDLGMEVVGTGYEFAHEDDYERTYPQLKVGTVIYDDAGAYEFEEMVKRIKPDLVGSGIKEKYVYHKMGLPFRQMHSWDYSGPYHGYEGFAVFARDMDMAINNPAWGLIRAPWQAPA; the protein is encoded by the coding sequence TTGGCCAAGATCGACGTGGAACCGGTCGGGGAAGACGACCTCCGGAAGGCCTCAACGGAGGCCATGATCCAGGATATCCTCTCCGTCTATCCCGAGGCTCCCCGCAAGGAGCGGGCCACCCACGTGCGGCCCAACGACCCCGGCGACGGGGCCTGCGCCGTCAAAAGCAATGTGAAGTCCCGGCCGGGCATGATGACCACCCGCGGCTGCGCCTATGCCGGATCCAAGGGGGTGGTGTGGGGCCCCATCAAGGACACCCTGCACATCAGCCACGGGCCCATCGGCTGCGGGCAGTATTCCTGGTCCTCCCGCCGCAACTACTCCACCGGCGAGTGGGGGATTGACAACTTCGTCGGGATGCACATCACCTCCAACTTCAAGGAGCGCGATGTCGTCTTCGGCGGCGACAAGAAGCTGGCTAAGGTCATCGACGAGCTCAACACCCTCTTCCCCCTGGCCCGCGGGGTGAGCATCCAGTCGGAGTGTCCGGTGGGCCTGATCGGGGACGACATCGAGGCGGTGGCCCGCAAGTCGGCCAAGGAGATCGCCAAGCCGGTCATCCCCGTGCGCTGCGAGGGCTTCCGCGGCATCAGCCAGTCCCTGGGCCACCACATCGCCAACGACGCCATCCGCGACTACCTGCTGGGCAAGGGGGAACTGGAGGAACCCGGCCCCTATGATGTCGCCATCATCGGCGACTACAACATCGGGGGCGATGCGTGGACCAACCGCCGCCTGCTGGAGGAGATCGGGCTGCGGGTCATCGCCCAGTGGTCGGGCGACGGCACCTTGAACGAGCTCAAGATTACCCACAAGGCGCGGGTCAACCTCATCCACTGCTACCGGTCCATGAACTACATCGTGCGCGAGATGGAGAAGCGCTACGGCATCCCCTGGGTGGAGTACAACTTCTTCGGCCCCACCAAGATCGAGCAGAGCCTGCGCAAGATCGCCGCCATGTTCGACGAGCGCATCCAGGAAAACGCGGAACGGGTGATCGCCAAGTACCGGCCCATGATGGATGCGGTCATCGAGCACTACCGCCCCCGCCTGGAGGGCAAGAAGGTGATGCTGCTGGTGGGCGGCCTGCGCCCCCGCCACGTCATCGGTGCCTACGAGGACCTGGGCATGGAGGTGGTGGGCACCGGTTACGAGTTCGCCCACGAGGACGACTATGAGCGAACCTACCCCCAGCTCAAGGTGGGCACCGTCATCTACGATGACGCCGGCGCTTATGAGTTTGAAGAGATGGTCAAGCGCATCAAGCCCGACCTGGTCGGCTCCGGCATCAAGGAGAAGTACGTCTACCACAAGATGGGGCTGCCTTTCCGCCAGATGCACTCCTGGGACTACTCGGGCCCCTACCACGGGTATGAGGGCTTCGCCGTCTTCGCCCGCGACATGGACATGGCCATCAACAACCCCGCCTGGGGCCTCATCCGCGCCCCCTGGCAGGCCCCGGCCTAA
- a CDS encoding putative Sulfur carrier protein CysO (Evidence 3 : Putative function from multiple computational evidences) codes for MAWVKLPGLWVPAALGTEVEVAGETVGAVLAVVAARYPALGGLDGRLPGYVNVYLNGRDIRTLEAGLDSPVGEGDRILLVPALAGG; via the coding sequence ATGGCATGGGTCAAACTCCCCGGCCTTTGGGTTCCCGCCGCCTTGGGAACCGAAGTGGAGGTGGCGGGGGAGACGGTAGGGGCGGTGCTGGCGGTGGTAGCCGCCCGCTACCCGGCCCTGGGTGGGCTGGATGGACGCCTCCCCGGTTACGTGAACGTGTACCTAAACGGGCGCGACATCCGCACCCTGGAGGCGGGGCTGGACAGCCCGGTGGGTGAGGGTGACCGCATCCTGCTGGTGCCGGCCCTGGCGGGAGGCTAG
- the nifB gene encoding FeMo cofactor biosynthesis protein (Evidence 2a : Function from experimental evidences in other organisms), with product MEFKLSNAPAAATTGCGLAAGTSDLPEAVARRIANHPCYSEEAHHFYARMHVAVAPACNIQCHYCNRRYDCVNESRPGVTSEVLKPEEALKKILVVAGEVPELSVVGIAGPGDALANPEKTFRTFELVAEHAPDIRLCLSTNGLALPDYVERLKRLNVDHVTVTVNMVDPEVGQYIYDWVYYNHKRYRGKEAAAILAERQWEGMRALAKADILFKVNSVLIPGVNDDHLAEVAQVVKGLGAFLHNVMPLVPAPGSHYDRIGQRGPTPEEVRAVQDALGESMRMMRHCRQCRADAIGKLGEDRGQEFTKARFLEAEPAYDPAARAAAHARIDARIERMKTARQALEARRTAAPLVAVVTRGEGLLNQALAEATEILVYRITGGRLILASARRIGAYVRGAETVADAGRAGALPALLGDCRAVFAVPGPWDPAWALPDLERVEVEPGTSIEAAVAGWLAAREERTPQEAGR from the coding sequence ATGGAGTTCAAGCTGAGCAACGCCCCGGCCGCTGCCACCACCGGATGCGGGCTGGCCGCGGGCACAAGCGACCTTCCCGAGGCGGTGGCCCGGCGGATCGCCAATCACCCCTGTTACAGCGAGGAGGCGCACCACTTCTATGCGCGCATGCACGTGGCGGTGGCGCCGGCATGCAACATCCAGTGCCATTACTGCAACCGCCGCTACGACTGTGTCAATGAGAGCCGCCCCGGCGTCACCTCCGAGGTGCTGAAACCGGAGGAGGCGCTGAAGAAGATCCTGGTGGTGGCCGGCGAGGTGCCCGAACTGTCGGTCGTGGGCATCGCGGGGCCCGGGGACGCCCTGGCTAACCCCGAAAAGACCTTCCGCACCTTTGAACTGGTAGCGGAGCACGCGCCCGACATCCGGCTGTGCCTCAGCACCAACGGCCTGGCCCTGCCCGACTATGTGGAACGGCTGAAGCGACTCAACGTGGACCACGTGACCGTGACCGTCAACATGGTCGACCCGGAGGTGGGTCAGTACATCTACGATTGGGTGTACTACAACCACAAGCGCTACCGGGGCAAGGAGGCGGCGGCCATCCTCGCCGAGCGCCAATGGGAGGGCATGCGGGCCCTGGCCAAGGCGGACATCCTGTTCAAGGTCAATTCGGTGCTGATTCCGGGGGTGAACGACGACCACCTGGCGGAGGTGGCCCAGGTGGTCAAGGGGCTGGGGGCGTTCCTGCACAATGTGATGCCGCTGGTGCCGGCGCCGGGTTCCCACTATGACCGCATCGGCCAGCGTGGTCCCACCCCCGAGGAGGTGCGGGCGGTGCAGGACGCCCTGGGGGAAAGCATGCGCATGATGCGCCACTGCCGGCAGTGCCGGGCGGATGCCATCGGCAAGCTGGGCGAGGACCGCGGGCAGGAGTTCACCAAGGCCCGCTTCCTGGAGGCGGAGCCGGCCTACGACCCTGCCGCACGTGCGGCGGCCCATGCCCGCATCGACGCCCGCATCGAACGCATGAAGACCGCCCGCCAGGCGCTGGAGGCCCGGCGGACCGCCGCCCCCCTGGTGGCGGTGGTCACGCGGGGCGAAGGCCTGCTCAACCAGGCCCTGGCGGAGGCGACCGAAATCCTGGTCTACCGGATTACGGGCGGCCGCCTCATCCTGGCCTCCGCCCGCCGCATCGGTGCCTACGTGCGGGGGGCGGAGACGGTGGCCGACGCCGGCCGGGCGGGCGCGCTGCCCGCGCTGCTGGGCGACTGCCGGGCGGTGTTCGCGGTGCCGGGTCCCTGGGATCCCGCCTGGGCGCTGCCGGACCTGGAACGGGTGGAGGTGGAGCCCGGTACCTCCATCGAGGCGGCGGTGGCCGGCTGGCTGGCCGCCCGAGAGGAGCGGACGCCGCAGGAGGCGGGCCGATGA
- the dsrE gene encoding Sulfur carrier protein DsrE2 encodes MAEDRLAIVCSKGTLDMAYPPFILATAAAASDMEAMLFFTFWGLDIINRYKVDNLEISIAGNPGMPSMAKVAGMVPFGTRMVTTMMKTQFAKHKVMSIREFLGLSKELGVHLVACQLSMDVLGVKREDLVPEVEDVVGAATFLDWARDAKISLFI; translated from the coding sequence GTGGCCGAGGACCGCTTGGCGATCGTCTGCTCCAAGGGCACGTTGGACATGGCCTACCCGCCCTTCATCCTGGCCACGGCCGCTGCCGCCTCCGATATGGAGGCCATGCTCTTCTTCACCTTCTGGGGCCTTGACATCATCAATCGCTATAAGGTGGATAACCTGGAAATCTCCATCGCCGGCAACCCCGGCATGCCCTCCATGGCCAAGGTGGCGGGCATGGTACCGTTCGGCACCCGTATGGTCACCACCATGATGAAGACCCAATTCGCCAAGCACAAGGTGATGAGCATCCGCGAGTTTCTGGGCCTGTCCAAGGAGCTGGGGGTGCACCTGGTGGCCTGCCAGCTCTCGATGGATGTGCTGGGGGTGAAGCGGGAGGACCTGGTGCCGGAAGTGGAGGATGTGGTGGGCGCGGCCACCTTCCTCGACTGGGCCCGCGACGCCAAGATCAGCCTCTTCATCTAG
- the ttuC gene encoding Sulfur carrier protein adenylyltransferase — translation MDTAGLLRYQRQIALPGVGVRGQERLRAAAVLVAGAGALGGPAALYLAAAGVGRIGLYDPDRVAVSNLQRQILYGTADVGRLKVEAARERLAALNPDVRVEAEAVRLEAANAAALAAAYDLVLDATDDFPTRYLLNDVCYAAGKPLVQGAVGGYWGQAAVYASPGPCYRCLYPEAPPAAAAPACDGGAVLGPVPAVVSGLMATLALNRLLGLGAPDTGRLWWFDARSLEWTGLAFGRRAGCDHGRSSAVAPVRASAREEEPRWPGAAFS, via the coding sequence ATGGACACCGCCGGATTGCTCCGCTATCAGCGCCAGATCGCCCTGCCCGGCGTGGGGGTGCGGGGTCAGGAACGGCTCCGGGCCGCGGCCGTGCTGGTGGCAGGGGCGGGGGCCTTGGGCGGACCTGCCGCCCTCTACCTGGCTGCGGCCGGGGTCGGCCGTATCGGGCTCTACGACCCCGACCGGGTGGCGGTGTCCAATCTCCAGCGGCAGATCCTCTATGGGACCGCTGACGTGGGCCGCCTCAAGGTGGAGGCCGCCCGCGAGCGCCTTGCGGCCCTCAATCCCGACGTGCGGGTGGAGGCGGAGGCCGTCCGCCTGGAAGCCGCTAACGCGGCTGCGCTGGCGGCAGCCTACGACCTGGTCCTGGATGCCACCGATGACTTCCCCACCCGCTACCTGTTGAACGATGTCTGTTATGCCGCCGGTAAGCCTCTGGTGCAGGGGGCGGTGGGCGGCTACTGGGGCCAGGCGGCGGTCTATGCCTCGCCCGGCCCGTGCTACCGCTGCCTCTATCCCGAGGCGCCCCCGGCGGCGGCCGCCCCTGCTTGTGACGGCGGGGCGGTGTTGGGCCCGGTGCCGGCGGTGGTGAGCGGGCTCATGGCCACCCTGGCCCTCAACCGGCTGCTAGGGTTGGGGGCTCCCGACACCGGCCGCCTGTGGTGGTTTGATGCCCGCAGCCTGGAATGGACCGGGTTGGCCTTCGGCCGGCGGGCAGGCTGCGACCACGGCCGGTCGTCCGCTGTCGCCCCGGTCCGCGCATCCGCGAGGGAGGAGGAACCCCGATGGCCGGGCGCCGCATTCTCGTGA
- a CDS encoding protein of unknown function (Evidence 5 : Unknown function), translating to MSAVVNRDRCVGCELCARSCTLTRAIALNLEYNWVEVREELCWKCRACERACPFGAITLAPWHRPDTALRDAIRARKRGERELVPVGD from the coding sequence ATGAGCGCGGTGGTCAACCGGGACCGTTGCGTGGGCTGTGAGCTGTGCGCCCGTTCCTGCACCCTCACCCGGGCGATCGCCCTCAACCTGGAGTACAACTGGGTGGAAGTGCGGGAGGAGCTCTGCTGGAAGTGCCGGGCCTGCGAGCGGGCCTGCCCCTTCGGGGCCATCACCCTGGCCCCCTGGCACCGCCCCGACACCGCCCTGCGGGACGCCATCCGGGCCCGCAAGCGGGGCGAACGGGAACTGGTGCCGGTGGGGGATTAA
- a CDS encoding putative transcriptional regulatory protein pdtaR (Evidence 3 : Putative function from multiple computational evidences), with translation MAGRRILVIHVEEAVRTRLRRRLEGLGHEVEEEPGRGDQGLDLARRYRPDVLFTGSCLAGFCGLDLAQAVLAEHLAPVVVIPARVCRKLERQAGALAGSISAGCDDSPALAGTVEAAMGRFALEVRVEELAERLETRKAVERAKGALMGHFGWDEATAHRWLQKRAMDSRQPQRTVAEAVLRTLSGRGTRHQARP, from the coding sequence ATGGCCGGGCGCCGCATTCTCGTGATCCATGTGGAGGAGGCAGTCCGGACCCGGTTGCGCCGGCGCCTGGAAGGGTTGGGCCACGAGGTGGAAGAGGAGCCCGGCCGTGGCGACCAGGGGCTCGACCTGGCCCGCCGTTACCGGCCGGATGTGTTGTTCACCGGTTCCTGCCTGGCCGGCTTCTGCGGCCTCGACCTGGCGCAGGCGGTTCTGGCCGAGCACCTGGCACCGGTGGTGGTCATCCCCGCCCGGGTCTGCCGCAAGCTGGAGCGGCAGGCGGGGGCGCTGGCCGGCAGCATTTCCGCCGGCTGTGACGATTCTCCTGCCCTGGCGGGCACGGTGGAGGCGGCGATGGGCCGCTTCGCCCTGGAGGTCCGGGTGGAGGAGCTGGCGGAGCGCCTGGAGACCCGCAAGGCGGTGGAGCGTGCCAAGGGAGCACTGATGGGCCATTTCGGCTGGGACGAGGCCACCGCCCACCGCTGGTTGCAGAAGCGGGCCATGGACAGCCGTCAGCCCCAGCGCACGGTGGCGGAGGCGGTGCTGCGCACCTTGAGCGGGCGGGGCACGCGCCACCAGGCCCGGCCCTGA
- the hesA gene encoding Protein HesA, heterocyst, whose amino-acid sequence MMLSAEMRERYRRQLSLPAMSEAAQERLAAATVLVAGVGGLGGTVAIYLAAAGVGRLILYHDGSLTRSNLNRQILMEAAGVGRPRVSMAAAAIRRFNPDCRVEERPTTVFAPTLAGDLAAAEVAVDARHNFPERRHLARLAWEAGKPLVEAAMSGMEATLTVLMPGFTPCLDCLYPEDPAWDPMGFPVLGAVSGALGALAALETVKLLADLPHPLLGDLLYADLSTLDFRRLPVYRSPSCQGCPRP is encoded by the coding sequence ATGATGCTGAGCGCGGAGATGCGGGAGCGCTACCGCCGGCAGCTCAGCCTGCCGGCGATGAGCGAGGCCGCCCAGGAGCGGCTGGCAGCGGCTACGGTGCTGGTGGCGGGGGTGGGTGGCCTGGGGGGCACGGTGGCCATCTACCTAGCAGCGGCAGGGGTGGGCCGTCTCATCCTCTACCACGACGGGTCCCTCACCCGGTCCAACCTCAACCGCCAGATCCTGATGGAGGCCGCCGGGGTGGGCCGTCCCCGGGTGTCCATGGCCGCGGCCGCCATCCGCCGCTTCAATCCCGATTGCCGGGTGGAGGAACGCCCCACCACCGTCTTCGCCCCTACCCTGGCCGGGGACCTGGCGGCAGCGGAGGTGGCGGTGGACGCTCGCCACAACTTCCCCGAACGCCGTCACCTGGCGCGCCTGGCCTGGGAGGCCGGCAAGCCGCTGGTGGAGGCCGCGATGTCGGGGATGGAGGCCACCCTGACGGTGCTGATGCCGGGATTCACCCCCTGTCTGGACTGCCTCTATCCCGAGGATCCGGCCTGGGACCCCATGGGATTCCCGGTGCTGGGGGCGGTGAGCGGCGCGCTGGGGGCGCTGGCGGCGTTGGAGACGGTCAAGCTCCTGGCGGACCTGCCGCATCCGCTCCTCGGCGACCTCCTGTACGCCGACCTGAGCACCCTCGATTTCCGGCGCCTGCCGGTGTACCGGTCCCCATCCTGTCAAGGCTGTCCCCGTCCCTGA
- the nifK gene encoding Nitrogenase molybdenum-iron protein beta chain (Evidence 2a : Function from experimental evidences in other organisms; Product type e : enzyme), translating into MAEELEVKDHNTLFQCEAYQESWRQKKAFEAAPTPDERDRVREWTRSAEYKDLNFAREAVTINPIMACQPLGALFASLGFEKTLPLVHGSQGCVAYFRSHLARHFREPVPAVSSSMTEDAAVFGGLKNLVEALETARALYEPEHIAISTTCMAEVIGDDLEAFVRNARKKSAIPADFPVPFAHTPSFVGSHITGYDNMLRAILEYYTRDVEPDPSGPRINLIPGFDTYVGDYEEYHRLLDLMGIDGTILADVGASFNSPADGHYRMYPGGTPLERVREAPQARATISLARFASEKTLELVREWGQEAVTLPMPVGIRNTDTLVQELARLSGRPIPEALTWERGLALDAMVDSSAYTHGKRVAIMGDPDLVNGLLSFLLEMGVEPIHVVSSNGEKAWARQAQAILDANPYGRHATVYPGKDMWHLRSLLWTEPVDLLIGPTYLKYLSRETGIPLVRAGFPIFDRHHLHRYPVIGYRGVINLVNWFVNTVLDELDRKAPGHSFDVLR; encoded by the coding sequence GTGGCCGAGGAACTCGAGGTCAAGGACCACAACACCCTGTTCCAATGCGAAGCCTATCAGGAGAGCTGGCGGCAGAAGAAGGCCTTCGAGGCCGCCCCCACCCCCGATGAACGCGACCGCGTCCGGGAGTGGACCCGCAGCGCGGAGTACAAGGACCTCAACTTCGCGCGCGAAGCGGTCACCATCAACCCCATTATGGCCTGCCAGCCTCTGGGCGCCCTGTTCGCCTCCCTGGGCTTCGAGAAGACCCTGCCCCTGGTGCACGGCTCCCAAGGCTGCGTGGCCTACTTCCGGTCCCACCTGGCCCGTCATTTCCGGGAGCCGGTCCCGGCCGTCTCCAGCTCCATGACCGAGGACGCCGCCGTCTTCGGGGGCCTCAAGAACCTGGTGGAGGCGCTGGAGACGGCGCGGGCCCTCTACGAGCCCGAGCACATCGCCATCTCCACCACCTGCATGGCGGAGGTGATCGGGGACGATCTGGAGGCCTTCGTGCGCAATGCCCGCAAGAAGAGCGCCATCCCGGCCGACTTCCCGGTACCCTTCGCCCACACGCCATCCTTCGTGGGCTCCCATATCACCGGTTACGACAACATGCTGCGGGCCATCCTCGAGTATTACACCCGGGATGTGGAACCGGACCCGTCCGGGCCCCGCATTAACCTCATCCCCGGCTTCGATACCTACGTGGGGGACTATGAGGAGTACCACCGCCTGCTGGACCTGATGGGCATCGATGGCACCATCCTGGCCGACGTGGGGGCCTCCTTCAACTCCCCCGCCGACGGGCACTACCGGATGTATCCCGGCGGCACCCCCCTCGAGCGGGTGCGGGAGGCGCCCCAGGCCCGGGCCACCATCAGCCTGGCCCGTTTCGCCAGTGAAAAGACCCTGGAGCTGGTGCGGGAATGGGGGCAGGAGGCGGTAACCCTGCCCATGCCGGTGGGCATCCGCAACACCGACACCCTGGTGCAGGAGCTGGCACGCCTGTCCGGGCGGCCTATCCCCGAGGCCCTCACCTGGGAGCGGGGCCTGGCCCTGGACGCCATGGTGGACTCCAGCGCCTACACCCACGGCAAGCGGGTGGCCATCATGGGCGACCCCGACCTGGTCAACGGCCTGCTCTCCTTCCTGCTGGAGATGGGGGTGGAGCCCATCCATGTGGTGAGCTCCAACGGGGAAAAGGCCTGGGCCCGCCAGGCGCAAGCCATCCTGGACGCCAACCCCTACGGCCGGCACGCCACCGTCTACCCCGGCAAGGACATGTGGCACCTGCGCAGCCTGCTGTGGACGGAGCCGGTGGACCTCCTCATCGGGCCCACCTACCTGAAGTACCTCAGCCGGGAGACCGGCATCCCCCTGGTGCGGGCGGGGTTCCCCATCTTCGACCGCCACCACCTCCACCGCTACCCGGTGATCGGTTACCGAGGGGTGATCAACCTGGTCAACTGGTTCGTGAACACCGTGCTGGATGAACTGGACCGCAAGGCGCCGGGCCATTCGTTCGACGTCCTGCGCTAA
- the nifV gene encoding Homocitrate synthase, whose translation MTRVYINDTTLRDGEQAAGIAFSAQETLAIARALDRAGVDQIEAGIPAMGAETVRVLRRVWGLGLRARLSTWNRAREEDLEASAEVGAELVHITLPASDLQLEVKLGWDRARARARLAAVLARARALGQTATVGLEDASRADPAFLVELGRVAADGGAVRLRFADTVGRCTPERLRERMAYLTAAVGLPWEVHAHNDFGLAVANTLAAVAGGVRWVSTTVTGLGERAGNAAMEAVVLALAELYGFTTGVDPKALLPLARLVRRAARRPLAPEQPVVGALVFTHEAGIHVGALLRDPRTYQPFDPGVVGRRHRFWLGKHSGRHGLRRRLAELGLQPPPGLEARLLAAVRGRAQVTKAPLSDRDLRALYREVVEGS comes from the coding sequence ATGACGCGGGTCTACATCAACGACACCACCTTGCGTGACGGGGAGCAGGCGGCGGGCATCGCCTTCAGTGCGCAGGAGACCCTGGCCATCGCCCGGGCCCTCGACCGCGCCGGGGTGGACCAGATTGAGGCCGGTATCCCGGCCATGGGAGCGGAGACGGTGCGGGTGCTGCGCCGGGTGTGGGGGCTGGGCCTCAGGGCCCGCCTCTCCACCTGGAACCGCGCCCGGGAGGAGGACCTGGAGGCGTCGGCCGAAGTGGGGGCGGAGCTGGTCCACATCACCCTGCCCGCCTCCGACCTGCAGCTGGAGGTCAAGCTGGGCTGGGACCGCGCCCGGGCGCGCGCGCGGCTGGCGGCGGTGCTGGCCCGGGCCCGGGCCCTGGGGCAGACGGCGACGGTCGGGCTGGAGGACGCCTCCCGGGCCGATCCGGCCTTCCTGGTGGAGCTGGGCCGGGTGGCCGCGGACGGCGGGGCGGTGCGGCTGCGCTTCGCCGATACCGTGGGCCGCTGCACCCCCGAGCGCCTGCGGGAGCGGATGGCCTATCTGACCGCAGCGGTAGGCCTGCCGTGGGAGGTGCATGCCCACAACGATTTCGGGCTGGCGGTGGCCAACACCCTAGCCGCGGTGGCGGGCGGGGTGCGGTGGGTGAGCACCACCGTCACCGGGCTGGGGGAACGGGCCGGCAATGCGGCCATGGAGGCGGTGGTCCTGGCCCTGGCCGAGCTCTACGGCTTTACGACGGGCGTGGATCCCAAGGCCCTGCTGCCCCTGGCCCGCCTGGTGCGGCGGGCGGCGCGGCGGCCGCTGGCTCCGGAACAGCCGGTGGTGGGCGCCCTGGTTTTCACCCACGAGGCTGGCATCCATGTGGGAGCCCTTCTGCGCGACCCCCGCACCTATCAGCCTTTCGACCCCGGGGTGGTGGGCCGCCGCCACCGCTTCTGGCTGGGCAAGCATTCCGGCCGGCACGGCCTGCGCCGGCGCTTGGCCGAACTGGGGCTGCAGCCGCCCCCGGGGTTGGAGGCGCGCTTGCTGGCGGCGGTGCGGGGGCGGGCCCAGGTGACCAAGGCGCCTCTCTCCGACCGCGACCTGCGGGCCCTCTACCGGGAGGTGGTGGAGGGGTCCTGA